A stretch of the Odontesthes bonariensis isolate fOdoBon6 chromosome 5, fOdoBon6.hap1, whole genome shotgun sequence genome encodes the following:
- the tnfb gene encoding tumor necrosis factor b (TNF superfamily, member 2) codes for MLGYTSTPGEAEVDVEARMESLVGKKSTGWMWKVLGALSIVALCLGGVQLFAWYWNGSLKTKMESGEPEAPTMKHSADPTDTHYMLGHIISKAKAAIHLEGNYEDGKSLKLEWSHQQGQAFAQGGFQLRDNCIVIPKTGLYFVYSQASFRVSCGDGDEEGAGRPPMPLSHRIWRFSDSLGTKVSLMSAVRSACQNSKQEGGARSGQGWYNAIYLGAVFHLNKGDKLWTETNQLSELETDEGKTFFGAFAL; via the exons ATGCTGGGATACACGAGCACGCCAGGTGAGGCGGAGGTGGATGTTGAGGCGAGGATGGAGTCTCTGGTGGGGAAGAAGTCCACAGGCTGGATGTGGAAGGTGCTGGGGGCCCTCTCCATCGTGGCCCTTTGTCTGGGAGGCGTCCAGCTGTTTGCCTGGTACTGGAACGGAAGCCTGAAAACAAAG ATGGAGTCAGGCGAGCCGGAAGCTCCGACCATGAAGCACTCTGCCGACCCAACAG ATACCCACTACATGCTGGGGCACATCATCAGCAAAGCCAAGGCGGCCATCCATTTAGAAG GAAACTACGAAGACGGCAAAAGCCTGAAGCTGGAGTGGAGCCACCAGCAGGGCCAGGCCTTCGCTCAGGGCGGCTTCCAGCTGAGGGACAACTGCATCGTCATCCCAAAAACCGGCCTCTACTTCGTCTACAGCCAGGCGTCCTTCAGAGTGTCCTGCGGCGACGGCGACGAGGAGGGGGCGGGGAGGCCCCCCATGCCCCTCAGCCACAGGATCTGGCGCTTCTCGGACTCCTTGGGGACCAAAGTCTCCCTGATGAGCGCCGTGAGGTCCGCCTGCCAGAACAGCAAGCAGGAGGGTGGAGCCCGGAGCGGGCAGGGCTGGTACAACGCCATCTACCTGGGCGCCGTGTTCCACCTGAACAAGGGAGACAAGCTGTGGACGGAGACCAACCAGCTGTCGGAGCTGGAGACCGACGAGGGCAAGACTTTCTTTGGGGCTTTTGCACTTTGA